The Aeromonas jandaei genomic interval GGAACAGGCCTCGCGCAAACGGCTGGCGGGGATTGAGGAGATCGAAACCACGCCGGTGGACCGGCTGGTACGCGGCATGCCGGTGCGGGGGCTCAAGTCGGTGCTCTCCATTCGCCAGTCCGCCTTTGGCAGCGAAGGGGAGCTGTATCTCTTCAGTACCGTGCTGGCCCACTTCTTCTCGCTCTATGCCAGCGTCAACGCCTTCCACCTGCTTGAGGTGGTCAATCTCGATAACAAGGAGCGCTATCAATGGCCAGTCCAGATCGGTCAGCACTCCCTGATGTGACCTGCGCGGGGGAGGCACCGCGCTTCAATTTCTTCCAGCTGGTCGAGCTGCTCAACCGGCTGGAGGGGGCGGATCAGGAGCGTGGTCTCGACCACCTGCCGGGTGACGAGAAGATCCGTTTCAAGGCGACAGCCTCCCTCGGCTTCCCGACCAGCGATGTGCTGCAGTTTGGTCGCGATGAGCGGGGCCGCCACGAGCTTGAGGTTGCGTTTCTTGGCCTGCACGGCAGCCAGTCGCCGATGCCCGGCTACTACCTCGACTCGCTGGCGTGGGAGTACGCCCAGGGGGAGCAGAAGCTCGGCCTCTTTCTCGACTTCTTTCATCACCGTCTGCTGACCCTGCTGCACCGGATCTGGCGCAAGTATCGCTATCACGTCCGTTTTCAGGACAACGGTGAGGATGGCTTCTCCCGCCTGATGTTTGCACTGGTGGGGCTTGGCAATGAGGCCGTCTGCCAGAGCCTGCCGGTCAACCGGGCCAAGATGCTTTCCTATGCGGGCATGCTGGCGAGCCCCAGTCGTTCGCCCGAGGTGGTAGCCGGTCTGGTGGCCCACTGTTTCGATCTGGCCGAGGTAGAGGTGAGTGCCTGGCAGTGGCGCAAGGTGCCGATCCATCCGGATCAGCAAAACCGTCTGGGGGGCGCTTGCGCGACTCTGGGCGGGGATTTTGTCATCGGCGACAAGGTGAATGATTGCGCCGGCAAGTTTTTGTTGAAGATCAACAACCTGAGTTTCAGCCAGTTTCTCGGATTTCTTCCGAACGGGGAGCACTTCCAGTCGCTGGTGACCTTTGTCTCCTTCATCTTGCGCGATCAGCTGGCCTGGGATCTGCGTCTTGGCTTCGGCCAGGAGCAGGCGAAGGGGCTGCGACTCGGTGAAGAGCAGAGCTCCCGTCTGGGGTGGAGTACCTTTCTCGGCCAGCCACCGAGCGAGCCGTTTGTGACCATATGTGTGCAGGAGTGAATGTGGACGAGTTTAATCAGCAACTTTCCCTGGTGGTGCTCAACAGCGAGCAGCTCGATGGTCGCCAGCAGGTGCAGTACCGCTTCGACGAGATGGGCGGCACCTTGGGTGCTTCCGAGCAGGATGACTGGCAACTGAAGGATCGGTTGGGGGCCGTGCTGCCCGCTCACGCCCGGGTCGAGCTCAACGACGGACGCTTTTGTCTGTGCGATCTGAGCGGCCAGACCTATATCAACGGTGCCACCTCGCCCATCGGACGGGCCCGCAAGGTGCATCTGGAGCAGGGGGATGAGCTCATCGTCGGCCCGTTCCGCCTGCGCGCCTATCTGGGGGCCATTACGCCGGAGCAGAGCCTGCATCAGGTGCTGGGAACCCATCCGGCCGAGCAGCTTGACGAGTGGCTGGCGGGCGAGGAGCCAACAGCCGCTGTGGCGGATCCGCGCCATCTCGCTGTCGACCCCTTGCTGGCCCTGCAACAGGAGCGCGCCATCAATCCGCTGGCCGAGAGCCGCATGCAGGCCGAGCTGCACCCTCAACCGGAGATGGACTCCCTCTCCCTTGCCCCTTTTTCTGCTGTCGAGAACACCATGAACCAAGAATTTCT includes:
- the tssG gene encoding type VI secretion system baseplate subunit TssG, translated to MASPDRSALPDVTCAGEAPRFNFFQLVELLNRLEGADQERGLDHLPGDEKIRFKATASLGFPTSDVLQFGRDERGRHELEVAFLGLHGSQSPMPGYYLDSLAWEYAQGEQKLGLFLDFFHHRLLTLLHRIWRKYRYHVRFQDNGEDGFSRLMFALVGLGNEAVCQSLPVNRAKMLSYAGMLASPSRSPEVVAGLVAHCFDLAEVEVSAWQWRKVPIHPDQQNRLGGACATLGGDFVIGDKVNDCAGKFLLKINNLSFSQFLGFLPNGEHFQSLVTFVSFILRDQLAWDLRLGFGQEQAKGLRLGEEQSSRLGWSTFLGQPPSEPFVTICVQE